The segment TATTCAATCGCCAACAGTTCGATCACTCCCAACGAAAACACCGTCAACGGCGTCAACGTTGCGGCTCACATTTCCGGCCAGTCAGTCATGTCATTGGGCCAGTTCGATGAATCCGACGTTGGGTCCAGTTTCGATGCTGAACTTGGCTTTGCCAACGCTGGCGATGTGATTTACGTGGCTCTCGGGGCCAACGCTTCCAAAGGAGCAGACGGAACGTCCTGGGATTTTTCGATCATAAGAGATGGCTCGCCGGAAAACGGTCAGCTGACTGTCAACGCCGACGGCACGATTACGTATACTCCCAATCCGGACTTTCATGGCACCGATTCGTTTGCCTATGAAGCCAGTGACGGCAGGGGTGGCTTCGACATTGCGACCGTGACTGTCACGGTGAACAGCGTTCCCGATATTGCCGCACCGGTGGTCGTCGGAAATGCAACAGCATCGCGATCGATCGTGAGTCAGCTGGTGGTTGGCTTTGACGAAATCGTTACGCTACAGCCCGGTGCGTTTACCGTAACCAACGTCGATTTGATGCAGCAAGCAACCGTCAGTGCGGCGATCGACAACTCTTCAGGCAGCTCCGTCGTGACGCTTACCTTTTCCGGTGCCGTGACCGAGTCGGCGACTGGTTCATTGGTCGACGGGAACTACCAGTTGGCCATTGATGGCTCGAAAGTCGAAGGTGCCAGTGGTCAGTTCTATGATGGCGATGGTGATGGCATCGCCGGCGGAATGTATCTGTTCGGTAATGATCCGGGACACAATTTTTTCCGGCTGTACGGAGACGTGACTGGTGATCGAACGGTTAGCGTTTTTGATTTGCTGCAGTTTCGCCAGACGTACCTGACTTCCGTTGGCGACCCGGCATTCAACGAGCAGTTCGATGTGACGAACGATGGCTTGGTCAATGTTTTTGATTTGCTCAGGTTTCGGCAAAACTATCGCAAAGACGTTTGAACCGGTTGGAGCAAAAGTGTCTTGAAGTAGCCTTCCTTTCAATCGGTGCGTTGTCGAATCGGCTAAGATTTTGTCATGAATGAAAGACGTAAGACTTCGGGCGGCGATGGCACTTCTTCTGGTTCCGAAGGCGCTGGTGAAAGCCTGGCGAACCTCGCGAAGGCTCTCGTGCAAGCGGGAGGCGTTAGCAGTCTGTCGACGATGTCTCAAAAGCATTCAGGCTATCCGTTTGGCTCCGTCGTGCCCTACGCAATTGACTCTGCGGGGAATCCAATTTTTTTGATGAGTCAAATGGCGACCCACACGAAAAACCTTCGTTCCCATTCTCAGGCCACGTTGCTGGTTGCCGAGAATTCCGGTTTGCCTCTGTCCGCGGCTCGCGTTTCGTTGATCGGAGATATCGCCAAAGTTACCGACGATTCGAGGCAAGTTGTCGCTGAAGCGTATTTGGCAAAGCATCCTGAGTCAAAACAGTGGATGAGCTTTGGTGATTTTGATTTCTATCGGATGACGATCAAAGATATCTATTTCATCGGCGGGTTCGGCGTGATGGGCTGGGTGAAGCCTGAAGACTATGTGGCTGCTCAGAAGAGTTGAACGCTTGCTGCGAGTGCGAATTGCAATCCGCGTCTCATCGCCGTGATTGAGATTCGTTGCGAACGAGAATCGAATCCATGCAATCCAGTTCCGTGTAGAACATCGCACTTGGATCGATACCGCGTTCATCGAGAAATTCAATGTACGCCTGATTCTGGGGGTTCGCCGACAACCGCGGTAGCGCGACGCACCAGAAAACAACGATGGCTATCGTTGCGATCGCAAGCTTCAAAAAACCGTGGGCTCGATTCATTGGCGATTTACTGGATAAAGTCGCGGAACAGGACGCCGAACATCAGCCACGCCATCACGAGCGTAAGCACGATATTCAGAGTTTGACCACAGATGTAGAGAATCAACGGCTTGCCGCCGCGAAGATAGGGCAGCAACTCGCTAAACCTGGTCTCCAGCCCAATGCTCACGAACGCGAGGCAGAACAGCCACCCGCGGAACGACTTCGTTGAGCCCTTGATCATTGCGGTCACCAGGTCAGGACCACTTTCGAGGAAAGCGTGAAGCGTTGAAAAGATAATAGAAGCCGCGATGAACCCCAGCACGAAACGCGGAAATCGTTTCCAGACTTCGGAGATTCCAGGTTTGTCACCGGAAGGAGTCTTCTCGACATAGGTCACCCAGTAGGTCGCGATTCCGAACGCAGCAACACCAATCAGGATGTTCTGAATCATCTTCACCGTTGCAGCGACCTCCAGAGCCTTGTCGCCGAGAGTTGCTCCTGCTGCGGCAACAGCGCCGGTGGCATCAATCGTGCCTCCCATCCATGCACCGCCGACAATCTCCCCGACGCCAAGCGCGTTGATCATCATCGGCATGAGCACCATCATGATCACGGTGAACGAAAGCGAAATTCCGATCGCCAACGAAAGCTCTTCTTTCTTCGCATTGCAAGCCGCTGCCGAAGCGATCGCCGCAGAAACCCCGCAGACCGACATGTCTGCAGAGATCACCATGTTCAACGACTTGGATTCAATCTTCAGTACTTTTTGCCCAAAGATGTAAGTGCTGATCAGGACGACCGGCGTCACGATCCATGCGACACAGATTCCAGGAAGCCCCAACGCCATCAGTCGCGACATCAAAACTTCTGCGCCCAGCAAAACCAATCCAGTTTTGATGAAAAACTCCGTCATCACCGCTGGCTTTACCCAGCGTGGCGTTCCAATGGTGTTCGAGATAATCAGCCCAACGAGAAGCGCCCACAATGCGTACTCAAGATTGTAGGCCTTCACCAGGCTTTGGCTGGCAAGCACGTAGCTAAGCGTGGCCAACAGGAATACGGCAACGAAACCAATCAGGAACTTCTTGCCCGCTTCACGGTTTTCGCGAAAGCTGATTGCTCCCGTGAGCAGCGTTGCCAAGACTCCAAACGCGACCAGGATTCCAAGCAGCGGACTCCAATCGAGGCTTCCCGAATCGGTTTTCGACGCGAACGCATCCACGGGTGAATTCGTCCATTTGGCGGGCTTCCCAACCCAGCCTTTGAGCGGATTGTAACTTTCGACAATCGCAGTACCCTGCGAATCGACACCGGTTTCCTGTTTTGAAAACCCGACGAAGACGATGGCGAAAGATATCGTCAAAACCAGGCCGGCGCAGATGATTGCCAGCCAATCGTCCGAGATGCCCGTCCGAGCAGCGCGAGGTGACGAGTCAGTAGATTGATTCTGTTTATCGTCCATGTGACCAACCAAAGAAACACTTTCGCAACTCGACGCGGGCTGCCGGGACCAAAGCTGATCTTGTGTGTTACACAGGAATCAGTGATCTCTTGCTGGTCACCGGTCACCGAATCGGAATGATGGGACTTTCCGGTTCCTAAAAAGGAATGTCGCCTTCGTCGTACGACTCAGCGAATGCGTCATTGGCGGATCCGGCATCAGCAGGCGCAGTACCACCGCCGCCGCCAGAGAGAACTTTGAAGCTGAACGCTTCAGCTGAAAGGAAGTATTTGACTTCGCTTTGCGCGTCCCGTTGCCATTTGCGGCCACCAAGCTGGTAGCTGATTTCAACTTCATCGCCGACGTTCATTTCGTCGACGGTATCGCAGGCGTCTCGGAGAAAGTCGATTGGAACGTAGTTGGTGAATCGACCGTTGTCTTTCTCAAGGACCACTGTTCGTTTGCGGAAACCTTTTTGGCCAAACGTTTTTGTTTCTTCGATAACGTGGACGATGCCCGTGATTGTTGAAGCTTCACTCATTTTTCTTCGGTCTGCGGGTTAGCGAGACAGACCGCCCTGTACAATTTGAATATTATTTTGACAATGTTGTCGGCAATATTTGACGCGTTGCCGATTGCATTGTCAAACCTTGATTCCCTTTTCTTGATCGCGAACATCATGCCGAAGAAAGTTGACTGGAGCTACCACCGCCGAGGCTGAAAGACCTGTACCAAAACGCAAGAGTTTCTTGCAAGTGCCGGGGTCGAATCCAAAACAGAAGTGGACGCGAAGAAGGAGACTCATCGCAAGGAAGATGCGATTCGAGTTCTCGGGAAAGCTTCAAAACTGCTTGCTGCACGGGGCAAAAAGGTCGTAGAAGTCGACTTGAAGAAAACTGAGCTGACCGAGGACGAGATCCTTAAACTCGTCCTTGGGCCAACCGGGAACTTGCGTGCTCCGACTTTGCTCGTCGGCAAGAAAATGATCGTTGGCTTCAACGAAGAAATGTACGAGAGTGTTTTTGCCTAGGCGGACCACCGTTTAGCCTTCGCGCGTGTTTGCTTTTGTACATGTTCGCATCGGCTTCTTTGAACGAATCCAGAAAGTCTTGCGAGAGATTCCACATCGACATGCCGATCGATGCCGAGACGCCAGCGGACTTGAAGTTTTCCAGAAGCCGACGTTTCAGCGAGACCGCTCCGAGGTTGTTGCACTCAACGGCAAGAATGCCAAACTCGTCGCCGCCCAGACGCGCCACGATATCCGATTTGCGAGTTGTCTCATCGAGGACTTTCGCCGCCAACTGAATCAGTTCGTCGCCGCGAGCGTGGCCTTCGGTGTCGTTGACTTTTTTCAGGTCGTCGACATCAATTGAAAACATGCAGACCGGATGCCCGTACCTGCGGCAGCGATCAGATTCGGCAGCCAACAACTGGTCCCACCCTCTCCGGTTGTACAGTCCGGTCAACTGATCCGTGATCGCGTCCGTCATCGCCCTTTCGGCTTTGCGATGATGTTCCTGTGCCTTAAGTTCGTTTTCCAGAATCTTGGTCAACAGCATGGCCATCATTTCGACCATTGGAAGCTGATCGATAATTTGATCGGAAACCGGTTCGGGGTCGATCGCGCACAGCGTGCCAAACAGGCTGCCGTCTTCTCGCTCAAGTGGTACTCCCACGTAGGCACCGATGGAAACCTGTTTGCCGATCGGAGCTGTCGCGTAGGCTGGAATAGAATCGGAACATGGCGCGATGCGAGGTCCGTTTCCTTCCACCATCCGTGAGCAAAACGAGTCCGTCCACTTGAAGATCTGACCGCTCTCCACATTGTATCCGTGGTCATTCGCGCTCAGGACAATCCAGTCGTCGCTCTCAACGCGAGTCACCATCCAAAGGTGGAACCCGAGTTGTTTATGGAGGTAGTCGAGGACTTCTCGGGAAGCTGTTTGGAAATCGTTTGAGAGAGATGTGCGCATTTTGCTTGGTGGGTCGAGGTGGGAAACCGGTGGCGATCACCATGGGCGGTTCAGCGACCGGTATTTCTAACGGTACGTCTTCTCAATTCACAATGTCAGGCTTTTCTGCCATCGGCCCTCAAAGGAGGGAATACCCGATTACGCGACACGGCGTGCTCAACGTGCAAAAACAACTGTTTCTGGATGTCAGCGACCCGTTGAAGGCTCATTTCGCCAGTTCGAAGTCGCAGCGGATGCGGAACTACTGTGAGTCCAAAACCAGGTCGCTAACGGATGGCAGCTGTTCTTCTTTCTCAGCCAACGTCATATTCAGCAAACCCGCAAGCTTGGGCAGATGGTCATTGAATCGACGTGTGAACAGCAGCGTCCCGGGCTCGCTTCCTTCGATGCAGATCTTGTTAACAATCATTCCCGGGTGAATCAGCAGTTGATGCTGATCTTTCGGAATCGCGAACGACCTGCTCGGAAGCAACATTCGGCTCTGGATCAACAGCCACGAATCGCCAACGTCAGAAAGCGACAGGCGCTCTCGAGCGGCAAACGGTCCAATTTCATATTGCGGGAAAACCGTAAGCGAATTCTTCTTGGGTTCGGCCCACGACTTTTGCACCATGGCCCAAACCGGATCGAACAAAATGCTTCTCATGTAAGTCACCTGTCGCTTGACCCAACGGAACGCCCACAGGCACGCCAGAAAAATGACCAGGTTCAGCATCGTCGCCCAGAAAGGACTCCAGGCGTAAACCGCCATCAACGCCGCGCAGGCGGATTTGTTTGCTGCTTCCAGCATCGCGTCGACAAACGGAAACGGCATCAGCCAGACGGAAACTTCGAAGAAGAACTTGATGGTGTTGATCACCAGAATGTTGATGATCGCGGCGATGGAGAACAGGACATCGGCTGACATTGAAACGAATCCGCACTCGAAAACCGGAACCATCGCCATCGCAGTTGTATCGCCCACGGGATCTGAAGTCGCTGAGGCAACCCGGATCACAATGATCGCAATGATGCCTGACCAGGCTTCCAGTTGATCAATCGCCTGACCAATCGGCTTGCTGACTTTCGTGAGTCGCGGAAGCGAAGTCACCACGGTCAGAATCACAAACGTCCACAGCACCGCCGGATTCTGCAGCACCGGGTTGTCACTGACGAAAGCGTTCAATGGCAGCCAGTCGCCACCGTACTGACTGATTCCACACAAACACGCCAAACCAAAAAACGGAGAGATCGCAATCGGAGCCAGCGGCCCCAGCCACTCCATCGCGGAAACCGTCCCGGCCAAACCCTCAACCAGCTCGTGATCGTCGGCCGACAACGGATCTGCCGTCAGCTCATCCGGGATCAATCCCTGCAGTTGAGCAACCTGCGTTTCCGATTGCACATTGAAATGCAGCAGCGAGCCGATCGAAACGACAGCGACGAGGATACAGATGAGTCGCAGCGCGAGTGTGTTGCGATTCAAATCGCTGGTTTTGCGATTGGGTGGGAAGTCGGAGAGCATGGGAAGATTTTCGTGGGGCAGAAATGGTTCCCCGGATTCTACGCAATTGCCGACCAAAACCGAAACATTGATTCACGGACACCGCGAAACCGAGAGGACACTTCTGGCAACATATTGCCGATCCCGTTGCGGAAGATGCACGGAAAAAATCTTCACCATTTCCTCAGACAATCCAGATAGATGTCCAGTTACCCGGTCGCGATGCTTTGGGGCAGTTGATTCCCATCAGCGATCTCTGTCCCAACACGGTCGTTTTGTTGAGTCTGCGACAAACTTCGGAAAATAAACCGCAAATCAATTTGGCGTTTCGGCCTTTCTCCAAAGCTGGAATTTTCCGAGACCAAAACGCAACTGGAAAATCGCAAGATCATCGTCCGGGTCAGAGGCGTGGTCATGAATGAAGGCGAGGTTTCTGGGGAAGTCGTCTCACACCGCATTTGAGACTTCGCGATGGATCACAAGTACTCCTTCTCGGTCGACGCGGCCCGTGCCGCAAGAAGGAAAGTATATTCAAGGAGGAAGAGCAAAGAGTGAATCAAGCTTTCCAACGAAAATTGGACGATGTTGGGCAAATGTCCAACTCAGTAGAGAAATAATCCGTGGTGTACAATTGACCAACTACGTACTTTTTAGCGACGCTGGATATTTCTCCACCGCCACGTTTTTTGTTATCTCTACATCACATCATGACCAATTTGTTTTTGCGTCGTCGTCTTTCCCGCCAAGCAAACAGAATCGCCTACGATGGTTTGGAGCTGCGTCGCGTGCTGACAGCGAATCTTCCGGTTAGTGTTTTCGTCGACGGGGCAGGTACGCTCATTGTCGCTGCTGACCCCGCATCAACCGAAACTGTTGTTTTCATCAGGGATTCTGACAATTCGACAACGGCCATCGAAATTCAGAATTGCCAGATGAATGCATCTGCCAGAGGTCCGCTCGACGATGATATCACCTGTAATTCATCAACAGAGGTAGGCGTTTCCACTTTTACATCGCTGCGTTACGTGGGGAATGACTTTGAGGACAACGTTAATCTCAATGTGACTCATTCGTTTACAGCTTCGATGATTGGAAACGGGGGCAACGATACATTGACGAAGAATCGTGGCAGAGGTTTCTATTTTACGTCGAGCCTGATCTACATTTTCAATCCCGATGCGACCGCAGGTGGCGAGGTCAGCGTATACGGTGGCGAAGGTGACGATTTTCTCCAGGCTGAAACCGCGATTGGAGGCGCGGGCGACGATCAACTACACGGCAATAGCCTCGACAACTATCTGCGAGGCAACGATGGCAACGATCAGATCTATGGGTACGCGGGGCAGGATACCTATCTGGGTGAGGATGGCAACGATACCCTGGCTGCATCTGCTGATGCGCTCGACGGGTACGGGACGTATGTTGGGACTGGCAGGATGTTTGGAGGTGAAGGCGACGATATTGTTGTTGGCTCTTTGGGAGAAGATTTCATCTCTGGAGGAACCGGCCACGACCTTCTGCGTGGCGACGCGGGCTATGGCTATGACGATTCGACGGACCATCGAGGCGGGAATGATCGCATCTTTGGCGGCGCTGGGAACGATGAGATTTGGGGTGTTGGCGGTGACGATCACATCGATGCCGGCAGTGGAGACGACGTCGTCAACGGTTCGCTTGGCAATGACACGATCTATGGATTTGATGGCGACGACACGCTGATGGGGGGGGCAGGCGACGATCGAATTTATGGGGGCGAAGGTGATGACACGATACTTGGTGAGAACGACGTTCTAATTTTTGATAGCGAGGACACCGCGAACTATGTTGACTACCTGAATGGCAGCGACATCATCAACGGTGGCCCAGGCAACGACAAACTTTATCCCGACAACGGCAGTTCAATCTTTTCCTTCCATCAGGTTACCTACGATGACGTTGTGGTTGGTGGTCCCGGGAATGACGAAATCGTCGCGTTTTTCGGCGAGGATCTGATCCTTGCTGGCGAGGGCAACGATACTTTTGACTCAAACGCTGCTCGTTTTTATTCGACCAGTACCCCCGTCGCGATTTTCACCGTCTATGGTGGTCCCGGTGATGACGTGTTGGACGGTGGAGCAACGCAGGACTATCTCTTCGGCGAAGCAGGTGAAGACACGATCTCCGGAGGGAGTTTTGGCGAGGACTATCTGCGCGGTGGCCCGGACAACGATGTGATCGTCGGCGGCGGTGACAATGATGTTTTGATCGGAGACGATGGCAACGATCGGTTGCGAGACTCAAGTGGAGACGACTACTTTTCTGGAGGCAATGGAGACGACTACGTTTCCGCAGGGCAAGGCAATGACAGAGTCCTGGGCGGCGAAGGCTTCGATGAACTGCTGGGAGGTGCTGGTGATGACCACATCATCGGAGGCACCGAAGCTGATATTCTCAATGGAGGTTCGGGATCCGATCGCCTTTTCGGCGGACTTGGTTTTGATCGACTGGCCGGAGAAGCAGGCGATGATTTTCTTTACGGCGAAAGCGGAAACGATACTCTGCTGGGCGACTCTGGCAACGACTTCCTCTCAGGCGGCAGCGAGCGAGATTTTCTCTACGGCGGCACTGGCAATGACTCGATGCGTGGAGGCGGAAGTGTCGATAGAATGTTCGGCAACGAAGGCGATGACTATATGCTGGGAGAATCGGGTGCCGATGTGATGTACGGCAACGATGGTAATGACCTGATCAATGGTGGATTGGGGGCCGATCGCATGCTTGGCGGAAACGACGACGACACATTGATTGGTGGTCTGGGCAACGACGAGCTATTTGGAAATCTTGGCTCTGACTTCCTCGATGGCCGCGAGGGCGCCGACGAATTAACCGGCGGCGCTGATCCCGACAACTTCTTTCGAGTCCAGCCTGCTGATGTCCTGATTGACTTTACAGTTTTAGATATGCTTGGAAGCTGACTCTTCTTTGATGTGATGTCAATTTTGGCTTTCGCCAGACCTGGCGCGTGCCAAGTCGGTCTCGATGTTTCCTTGGTTGATGAAGAAAACACGTAGGGTTGCCCAGTTGTGCGGTCGCGAACGTCAGCGGCGACTGATTGCAGAGGAGATGGTGGCAGAGCTATCTGCATGGATCGCAAATCTGGCGGGATGAGGAATCCGCAGATCGACTTGCTGGAACTTCGCGGTTGATTAACGCGATCTCAACTGTGAGTGTGAGCGCAAAATAAAAGCCCGCTGGTATGCGGGCTGAGCAGCTCAGGTTTTCGACGCGACGATTACTCGCGAGGACGGATAGCTCCGGTCAAGCCAGTGTAATCGCAGCGATCCTCACCGTGCCAAAGCGGACGGCCGTCAAGAACTCGCTGGCGAAGAGCTTCGATTTTCTCAGCACTGCCTGCAGGGGCATCAGTTGGAATGAACTCATCTCCCTCGTGTGGCACGAAATCCTCGTCGTGACCATACTCAAGAATCGCCTCGAAAACGTTGTTGATTTGCTTACGCGATGACATAAATGGACCTGAAAGTTGTTTCAAAAAGGTATTCGCTGAGTGCAATGAAGATTTGGAATTGGGAGAATCCAATTCCACGAGAGATTATGTTTCGTTCAATGTTGAGCAATCCGTTTCGCCCAAACCCACCCAGACAAACAGAAATTTTCCAGAGTCCATTCCGGAAGCCGGCTTTTCCGCGAGCCGGTACGGGAGGCATTATTGACGACTGAAGGGCGATGTCAAGAAAATTTAATAAACTTTGAACGCCATTTCAAAAGGGAGCAAAAAAGCGTCCGATCCAACACATTTGGTGAAATTTTTCCGGTTTATGCGACCTTGAGGATCAGCGATTTCAGACTACCCGAAAAATGGTTAATGGTTCTGTTGTCAACCAAGTGGCGTTTTAAGGTCCTCATGACCGGTGATGTGTCTGATCCCTGATTTGAGTGCCCAAATCTTTACTTGTCGAGACAAATGTGAAGCATTGGCGACCCGTAAATTGGGAACAATCGAAGGGCCGTCCAGCGACGAGACTTTTTTGAGCAGATGGCGGACAGTTTGTCCGAGGGCAGGCCGGAATTGTGGAAATGCGATGTTGGCTGAAACGAGAGCGTGAACGATCTAGAAAAAGAAGAACGCCGCGCAGGCGACTAACCGCTGGCGGCGATAATTGTTGGGCGTGACCACAAGGGGCTATTTCAGCTTTTGCTCTTTCGACGCGTTGCGCGTCTTTGGCACTTCGAAGAATCCAGAGAAACTGGCCGTTGCCGTCTGCTTTCGAATCGGCTGGCATGCATTGTCTGAGCAAACCTGTCCGCTGAACTGGACTTCCTGAGCAAGTTTTTGCAGATCGACGCCGGGTCGGACCACGATCGATGCAAAGAACTGAACTTGTCCTTTATGCTTCTCGATCCGTTGGTTGAAAACCGGATCTTTCTCGATCACATGAGGAGGCTTGTCAGAAACGAACTTGGATTGCACTTTCAGATCGTTCGAAGGCAAAACGGCCAGTCGCGTTGGCGCTGGCGAGCCTTCCGGGTTGAGCGAATAAACGTAGTAGCCTTCGTCGAGATCGATTTGCACAACCAGGTAGCCCTTGTTCGTGCCCTTTTCCAAGTGGATTCGACTGGTCATCTTCCACGGGCGGTCCGGTTCGATGACTGGAGATTTTTGCATTCCCGAGTTTTGCTGAACTTGCCCGGTCGGTTGAGTCGCCGGTGTCTGAGCCTTTGGAGTGTTGGGAAACGCTGGCTGAGTTGAAGGCTCTGAGGTCAGTCCTGGCCGAAACTGGCCTTGGCCCATCGCTGAATCATCGCCAAGCGTGCAAAAGCAAGTCATAAAAGCCGCGGCTAGCAGCAGGCTACGCATCACCATGGATTTCATCGGTCACATCCTTGTGGGTTTTGATCGGGCGTCCTGCCCTCTTCAATTCAATCGGACATTAGCAGGATCGTTCTGCCGAGCCAATGCAAATGTCCAGTTTGTTCTTAACCAAAGTTTCACAGCGTTCCCGGCCTTTTTCAACGCGGAAACCCACGTGGCAAGTCAAGGCAGAAATGAATGCATGCGATAGGCGTTGGCGATCGATTCAGCAGCGTCCGATCATCGGCTTATGAAGCA is part of the Mariniblastus fucicola genome and harbors:
- a CDS encoding sensor domain-containing diguanylate cyclase, with translation MRTSLSNDFQTASREVLDYLHKQLGFHLWMVTRVESDDWIVLSANDHGYNVESGQIFKWTDSFCSRMVEGNGPRIAPCSDSIPAYATAPIGKQVSIGAYVGVPLEREDGSLFGTLCAIDPEPVSDQIIDQLPMVEMMAMLLTKILENELKAQEHHRKAERAMTDAITDQLTGLYNRRGWDQLLAAESDRCRRYGHPVCMFSIDVDDLKKVNDTEGHARGDELIQLAAKVLDETTRKSDIVARLGGDEFGILAVECNNLGAVSLKRRLLENFKSAGVSASIGMSMWNLSQDFLDSFKEADANMYKSKHARRLNGGPPRQKHSRTFLR
- a CDS encoding protein-disulfide reductase DsbD domain-containing protein, which encodes MKSMVMRSLLLAAAFMTCFCTLGDDSAMGQGQFRPGLTSEPSTQPAFPNTPKAQTPATQPTGQVQQNSGMQKSPVIEPDRPWKMTSRIHLEKGTNKGYLVVQIDLDEGYYVYSLNPEGSPAPTRLAVLPSNDLKVQSKFVSDKPPHVIEKDPVFNQRIEKHKGQVQFFASIVVRPGVDLQKLAQEVQFSGQVCSDNACQPIRKQTATASFSGFFEVPKTRNASKEQKLK
- a CDS encoding ArsC family (seleno)protein, with product MDAKKETHRKEDAIRVLGKASKLLAARGKKVVEVDLKKTELTEDEILKLVLGPTGNLRAPTLLVGKKMIVGFNEEMYESVFA
- a CDS encoding HugZ family pyridoxamine 5'-phosphate oxidase produces the protein MNERRKTSGGDGTSSGSEGAGESLANLAKALVQAGGVSSLSTMSQKHSGYPFGSVVPYAIDSAGNPIFLMSQMATHTKNLRSHSQATLLVAENSGLPLSAARVSLIGDIAKVTDDSRQVVAEAYLAKHPESKQWMSFGDFDFYRMTIKDIYFIGGFGVMGWVKPEDYVAAQKS
- a CDS encoding calcium-binding protein codes for the protein MTNLFLRRRLSRQANRIAYDGLELRRVLTANLPVSVFVDGAGTLIVAADPASTETVVFIRDSDNSTTAIEIQNCQMNASARGPLDDDITCNSSTEVGVSTFTSLRYVGNDFEDNVNLNVTHSFTASMIGNGGNDTLTKNRGRGFYFTSSLIYIFNPDATAGGEVSVYGGEGDDFLQAETAIGGAGDDQLHGNSLDNYLRGNDGNDQIYGYAGQDTYLGEDGNDTLAASADALDGYGTYVGTGRMFGGEGDDIVVGSLGEDFISGGTGHDLLRGDAGYGYDDSTDHRGGNDRIFGGAGNDEIWGVGGDDHIDAGSGDDVVNGSLGNDTIYGFDGDDTLMGGAGDDRIYGGEGDDTILGENDVLIFDSEDTANYVDYLNGSDIINGGPGNDKLYPDNGSSIFSFHQVTYDDVVVGGPGNDEIVAFFGEDLILAGEGNDTFDSNAARFYSTSTPVAIFTVYGGPGDDVLDGGATQDYLFGEAGEDTISGGSFGEDYLRGGPDNDVIVGGGDNDVLIGDDGNDRLRDSSGDDYFSGGNGDDYVSAGQGNDRVLGGEGFDELLGGAGDDHIIGGTEADILNGGSGSDRLFGGLGFDRLAGEAGDDFLYGESGNDTLLGDSGNDFLSGGSERDFLYGGTGNDSMRGGGSVDRMFGNEGDDYMLGESGADVMYGNDGNDLINGGLGADRMLGGNDDDTLIGGLGNDELFGNLGSDFLDGREGADELTGGADPDNFFRVQPADVLIDFTVLDMLGS
- a CDS encoding DUF3127 domain-containing protein, with product MSEASTITGIVHVIEETKTFGQKGFRKRTVVLEKDNGRFTNYVPIDFLRDACDTVDEMNVGDEVEISYQLGGRKWQRDAQSEVKYFLSAEAFSFKVLSGGGGGTAPADAGSANDAFAESYDEGDIPF
- a CDS encoding YeiH family protein, yielding MDDKQNQSTDSSPRAARTGISDDWLAIICAGLVLTISFAIVFVGFSKQETGVDSQGTAIVESYNPLKGWVGKPAKWTNSPVDAFASKTDSGSLDWSPLLGILVAFGVLATLLTGAISFRENREAGKKFLIGFVAVFLLATLSYVLASQSLVKAYNLEYALWALLVGLIISNTIGTPRWVKPAVMTEFFIKTGLVLLGAEVLMSRLMALGLPGICVAWIVTPVVLISTYIFGQKVLKIESKSLNMVISADMSVCGVSAAIASAAACNAKKEELSLAIGISLSFTVIMMVLMPMMINALGVGEIVGGAWMGGTIDATGAVAAAGATLGDKALEVAATVKMIQNILIGVAAFGIATYWVTYVEKTPSGDKPGISEVWKRFPRFVLGFIAASIIFSTLHAFLESGPDLVTAMIKGSTKSFRGWLFCLAFVSIGLETRFSELLPYLRGGKPLILYICGQTLNIVLTLVMAWLMFGVLFRDFIQ